One genomic region from Ornithinimicrobium flavum encodes:
- a CDS encoding 3-hydroxyacyl-CoA dehydrogenase family protein, producing MREITTVGVIGLGTMGAGIVEVFARGGLQVVGIETTQELADRGRAILQASTDRAVAKGRLDEATQGEILGRVTIATDLTALADADLVVEAVPEVMSLKHEVFGRLDEIVAEDAVLASNTSSLSITQIAAGTKHPERVVGLHFFNPAPVLKLVEVITTLRSDQGLVDAVVALSERLGKRPIVVGDRAGFVANYLLFGYFVSALRMLEEGHVSREDLDTAVRVGAGLPMGPCTLMDLVGLDVCHHIGDVIYQHSRSRMHAPSAMLERMVTSGLLGRKSGRGFYTYARPGSGQVVEDEQTPAPVEPSGLSAVGVIGSGEIADDLVSRLEEGGYAVTRVADPGETQELSALSGVGLVIEARATPEPEEDEDGELWVEGRDDVWEALAGVVGEDTVLTTVNDDAAVAIGALSGRPQKAAVLRMHAPTGNGQVVEIGRSSATDDASVALLRELVSRIGAEPVVCRDRAGLVVDALLMPHLGDAVRMLDEGYASVEDIDTALQHGLGYPVGPFAMIDQIGADEVLSVLEELRATPGSLPQESVEPSPLLVEHVLLDRPFTRSA from the coding sequence ATGCGTGAGATCACCACCGTCGGGGTCATCGGACTGGGCACCATGGGTGCGGGCATCGTCGAGGTCTTCGCCCGCGGCGGCCTGCAGGTCGTCGGGATCGAGACGACGCAGGAGCTCGCCGACCGTGGCCGCGCCATCCTGCAGGCCTCTACCGACCGGGCCGTGGCCAAGGGCCGGCTCGACGAGGCCACGCAGGGCGAGATCCTGGGCCGCGTCACCATCGCCACCGACCTGACGGCCCTCGCCGACGCCGACCTGGTGGTCGAGGCGGTGCCCGAGGTCATGAGCCTCAAGCACGAGGTCTTCGGCCGGCTCGACGAGATCGTCGCCGAGGACGCGGTGCTCGCCTCCAACACCTCCAGCCTGTCGATCACTCAGATCGCGGCCGGCACCAAGCACCCCGAGCGCGTGGTCGGCCTGCACTTCTTCAACCCCGCGCCCGTCCTCAAGCTCGTCGAGGTCATCACCACGCTGCGCAGCGACCAGGGGCTGGTCGACGCGGTGGTGGCCCTGTCCGAGCGGCTGGGCAAGCGACCGATCGTCGTGGGGGACCGGGCCGGCTTCGTCGCCAACTACCTCCTGTTCGGCTACTTCGTGTCCGCCCTGCGGATGCTGGAGGAGGGTCACGTGAGCCGCGAGGACCTCGACACGGCGGTGCGCGTGGGTGCAGGCCTGCCCATGGGGCCGTGCACCCTCATGGACCTCGTGGGCCTGGACGTCTGCCACCACATCGGTGACGTCATCTACCAGCACTCCCGCAGCCGGATGCACGCCCCGAGCGCGATGCTGGAGCGGATGGTCACCTCGGGTCTGCTCGGCCGCAAGAGCGGCCGCGGCTTCTACACCTACGCCAGGCCGGGCAGCGGCCAGGTGGTCGAGGACGAGCAGACCCCGGCCCCCGTCGAGCCCTCCGGCCTCAGCGCGGTGGGCGTCATCGGGTCCGGCGAGATCGCCGACGACCTGGTCTCCCGCCTGGAGGAGGGCGGGTATGCCGTGACCCGGGTCGCGGACCCGGGCGAGACCCAGGAGCTGTCGGCGCTGAGCGGTGTCGGTCTGGTCATCGAGGCCCGCGCCACCCCGGAGCCGGAGGAGGACGAGGACGGCGAGCTGTGGGTGGAGGGCCGGGACGACGTCTGGGAGGCGCTCGCGGGCGTGGTCGGCGAGGACACCGTGCTCACGACCGTCAACGACGACGCGGCGGTGGCGATCGGGGCGCTGTCCGGTCGCCCTCAGAAGGCGGCGGTCCTGCGGATGCACGCCCCGACCGGGAACGGCCAGGTCGTCGAGATCGGGCGGTCGTCCGCGACCGACGACGCGTCCGTCGCGCTCCTGCGCGAGCTGGTCAGCAGGATCGGGGCCGAGCCGGTGGTGTGCCGTGACCGGGCCGGGCTGGTCGTCGACGCCCTCCTCATGCCGCACCTCGGCGACGCCGTCCGGATGCTCGACGAGGGCTACGCCTCGGTCGAGGACATCGACACGGCGCTCCAGCACGGTCTGGGCTACCCCGTGGGGCCGTTCGCGATGATCGACCAGATCGGGGCCGACGAGGTGCTCTCCGTGCTCGAGGAGCTGCGGGCCACGCCCGGCAGCCTGCCCCAGGAGAGCGTCGAGCCCTCGCCGCTGCTGGTCGAGCACGTGCTCCTGGACCGCCCCTTCACCCGCAGCGCCTGA
- a CDS encoding GtrA family protein: MGDLRSQLAALSRFVLVGIANTLTYYAVYRLLLLVLPYLPAHVLAYGVGIVFSFFANSLFTFGVRPTWRRFLAFPLTTVFNFVVVTAGSVLLVERGWLDERWATLVMTVVAIPVTFLLTRRVLTAGRAGRR; encoded by the coding sequence GTGGGCGACCTCCGCAGCCAGCTGGCGGCCCTGTCCCGCTTCGTACTCGTCGGGATCGCGAACACGCTGACCTACTACGCGGTCTACCGGCTGCTGCTGCTGGTGCTGCCCTACCTTCCGGCGCACGTCCTCGCCTACGGCGTGGGGATCGTCTTCTCCTTCTTCGCCAACTCCCTGTTCACCTTCGGCGTGCGGCCCACCTGGCGCCGGTTCCTCGCCTTCCCCCTCACCACGGTGTTCAACTTCGTCGTCGTCACGGCCGGCTCGGTCCTGCTCGTGGAGCGCGGCTGGCTGGACGAGCGCTGGGCCACCCTGGTGATGACCGTCGTCGCGATCCCGGTGACCTTCCTGCTCACGCGGCGGGTGCTGACCGCCGGCCGGGCCGGGCGCCGCTGA
- a CDS encoding gamma-glutamyltransferase, with protein MRAEATYGGGLVTYVGPGSVATPGMFAAMGWAHQTFGRAPWAELMQPAADVARQGFPLGRIAQSYLVLVTDSISSWDPATRALLTDDGVAPPVGHLVVDPTLADTLEHLGRVGAADVYRGDVARAIDTDMRERDGLLTLTDLQAYQPVVREALVSRLGGWELACNPPPSIGGPVLTALLRLLSAVSDEVTPARAAQVMKEVLDIRLDRIDTAEDLAAAGAELLDTLHEIGSAGLPTSPSTAHVSVVDEDGMACALTASAGYGSGMTIRGTGLIANNALGELELNRRGLHSLPPGTRLPSNMAPTTARRQDGAMLAIGTPGADRITTALAQVLLHMARHGEDLQSAIDQPRMHPRRLEDGTTRIDHEADAEISASLDRAGMTRHEHPPLSMYFGGVGAAMRSPRSGLVAAADPRREAATLVT; from the coding sequence ATGCGTGCGGAGGCGACCTACGGCGGGGGCCTGGTGACCTACGTCGGACCCGGGTCGGTCGCCACCCCCGGCATGTTCGCGGCGATGGGGTGGGCGCACCAGACCTTCGGCCGCGCCCCGTGGGCCGAGCTGATGCAGCCCGCCGCCGACGTGGCGCGCCAGGGCTTCCCCCTGGGGCGGATCGCCCAGTCCTACCTCGTCCTGGTCACCGACTCGATCAGCTCGTGGGACCCGGCCACCCGGGCGCTGCTCACCGACGACGGCGTGGCCCCGCCGGTCGGTCACCTCGTCGTCGACCCCACGCTCGCCGACACGCTCGAGCACCTGGGCAGGGTCGGGGCGGCGGACGTCTACCGGGGCGACGTGGCCCGGGCCATCGACACCGACATGCGGGAGCGGGACGGCCTGCTCACCCTCACCGACCTCCAGGCATACCAACCGGTCGTCCGCGAGGCCCTGGTGAGCCGGCTCGGCGGCTGGGAGCTGGCCTGCAACCCTCCGCCCTCGATCGGTGGGCCCGTCCTCACCGCCCTCCTGCGGCTGCTCAGCGCGGTCTCCGACGAGGTCACCCCGGCTCGCGCCGCCCAGGTGATGAAGGAGGTGCTCGACATCCGGCTGGACCGGATCGACACGGCCGAGGACCTCGCTGCCGCCGGGGCCGAGCTCCTCGACACGCTGCACGAGATCGGCTCGGCGGGACTCCCGACCTCCCCGAGCACGGCGCACGTCTCCGTCGTGGACGAGGACGGTATGGCGTGCGCCCTCACCGCGTCGGCCGGCTACGGCTCGGGGATGACCATCCGCGGCACCGGGCTCATCGCCAACAACGCCCTGGGCGAGCTGGAGCTGAACCGGCGCGGGCTGCACTCCCTGCCCCCCGGCACCCGGCTGCCGTCCAACATGGCTCCCACGACCGCCCGCCGCCAGGACGGCGCGATGCTGGCGATCGGGACGCCAGGGGCCGACCGGATCACCACGGCGTTGGCCCAGGTGCTGCTGCACATGGCCCGGCACGGTGAGGACCTGCAGAGCGCGATCGACCAGCCCCGCATGCACCCGCGGCGGCTGGAGGACGGGACCACCCGCATCGACCACGAGGCGGACGCCGAGATCTCCGCCTCGCTGGACCGGGCCGGCATGACCCGCCACGAGCACCCTCCCCTGTCCATGTACTTCGGCGGCGTGGGCGCGGCGATGCGCTCCCCGCGCAGCGGTCTGGTCGCCGCGGCGGACCCGCGCCGCGAGGCCGCGACCCTCGTCACCTGA
- a CDS encoding gamma-glutamyltransferase, which produces MTRRAAIAAPNAYATEAARQALDAGGTAVDAAVAAMLTATVTEPGVVSTLGGCFVNVWVPGHTPVVVDGNVEMPGRAMSPDAAGGG; this is translated from the coding sequence ATGACGCGACGCGCGGCGATCGCCGCCCCCAACGCCTACGCCACCGAGGCGGCCCGCCAGGCGCTCGACGCGGGCGGCACCGCCGTCGACGCCGCCGTCGCCGCGATGCTCACGGCCACCGTGACCGAGCCAGGGGTCGTCTCCACGCTCGGAGGGTGCTTCGTCAACGTGTGGGTGCCAGGGCATACCCCGGTGGTGGTCGACGGCAATGTGGAGATGCCGGGGAGGGCCATGTCGCCGGACGCGGCCGGCGGGGGCTGA
- the nucS gene encoding endonuclease NucS, which translates to MRVVIARCSVDYQGALEAHLPLATRLLVVKADGSVLVHSDGGSYKPLNWMAPPCSMAQVAPDEAEREEGVEQVWVVSHAKRDDTLRVRLHEVIHDTSHELGIDPGLVKDGVEAQLQALLAEHIHTLGDGFTLLRREYPTAIGPVDILCRDPGGATVAVEIKRRGDIDGVEQLTRYLELLNRDPHLAPVQGVLAAQLIRPQARVLATDRGIRCVTLDYEALRGLDDAGSRLF; encoded by the coding sequence GTGCGTGTCGTGATCGCCCGGTGCTCCGTCGACTACCAGGGCGCCCTGGAGGCCCACCTGCCCCTCGCGACCCGCCTGCTCGTGGTCAAGGCCGACGGGTCGGTGCTGGTCCACTCCGACGGCGGGTCCTACAAGCCGTTGAACTGGATGGCCCCGCCGTGCTCCATGGCCCAGGTCGCGCCGGACGAGGCCGAGCGGGAGGAGGGCGTCGAGCAGGTCTGGGTGGTCAGCCACGCCAAGCGCGACGACACCCTGCGGGTCAGGCTCCACGAGGTCATCCACGACACCTCCCACGAGCTCGGCATCGACCCGGGGCTGGTCAAGGACGGCGTGGAGGCCCAGCTGCAGGCCCTGCTGGCCGAGCACATCCACACCCTGGGGGACGGCTTCACGCTGCTGCGGCGTGAGTACCCCACCGCCATCGGCCCGGTCGACATCCTGTGCCGGGACCCCGGCGGCGCGACGGTGGCCGTCGAGATCAAGCGCCGCGGTGACATCGACGGCGTGGAGCAGCTGACCCGCTACCTGGAGCTGCTCAACCGTGACCCCCACCTGGCCCCCGTCCAAGGCGTCCTCGCCGCCCAGCTCATCCGACCCCAGGCCCGGGTCCTGGCGACCGACCGGGGCATCCGGTGCGTCACCCTCGACTACGAGGCGCTGCGCGGCCTCGACGACGCCGGCTCCCGGCTCTTCTGA